A genome region from Drosophila simulans strain w501 chromosome 2R, Prin_Dsim_3.1, whole genome shotgun sequence includes the following:
- the LOC6739367 gene encoding trichohyalin isoform X1 gives MSRDDYNPVTSSGVRSPGRVRRLQELPTVDRSPSRDYGAPRGSPLAMGSPYYRDMDEPTSPAGAGHHRSRSASRPPMAHAMDYPRTRYQSLDRGGLVDPHDREFIPIREPRDRSRDRSLERGLYLEDELYGRSARQSPSAMGGYNTGMGPTSDRAYLGDLQHQNTDLQRELGNLKRELELTNQKLGSSMHSIKTFWSPELKKERALRKEESAKYSLINDQLKLLSTENQKQAMLVRQLEEELRLRMRQPNLEMQQQMEAIYAENDHLQREISILRETIKDLECRVETQKQTLIARDESIKKLLEMLQAKGMGKEEERQMFQQMQAMAQKQMYNNYTGASGSSPPLPDIIGQYYGPGSLGPGPLSYGSGNGYGPPGYDLYGPSTSTAAGGYGLYDPQIYGPCQQTSPIRRRRYSIAGLPSATMYNDVYGYPAPPLQQTSSSNIVNLLNEAHKSISRSSQILNLTNQARQLGQLVTTPLGGGGVGMGLGRVVSSYPTLHPGDTSPPYLNDNLMQMSTSFSSQPNMYFQPQAQVQQVLPTQLTAAQSAAAAAARLRPAYSVTNLVSSYPTTTAAGYGCKYGGYGNPYQSDLGYGNPLAPFQQRQLMAHQSLHASNPAISQYYQNQGAATGTGASAAALAYNLQQQFAGTQHYGGGSQGPPLGHSHIQASVQQQMHPQYQYHVHQHQNHLQTHPLAALANTSGPFGGTLASSARDYVDGLHHAAHSHTHPHSHPHHSSHHSHHTAYPHSHSHHQQQQPHQAHHHHHLPYSKLDLDYPKLPQEHKRQLDEFRLEIQRRDQEILAMAAKMKTLEEQHQDYQRHIAVLKESLCAKEEHYNMLQTDVEEMRARLEEKNRLIEKKTQGTLQTVQERNRLTSELTELKDHMDIKDRKISVLQRKIENLEDLLKEKDNQVDMARARLSAMQAHHSSSEGALTSLEEAIGDKEKQMAQLRDQRDRAEHEKQEERDLHEREVADYKIKLRAAESEVEKLQTRLERAVTERERLEIKLEASQSELGKSKAELEKATCEMGRSSADWESTKQRIARLELENERLKHDLERSQMQLEEQTTLHKTTFGRTTMTTSQELDRAQERADKASAELRRTQAELRVTQGETEKRFSDAERAREEAAALQEKLEKSQGEVYRLKAKLENAQGEQESLRQELEKAQSGVSRIHADRDRAFSEVEKIKEEMERTQATLGKSQLQHEKLQNSLDKAQNEVDHLQDKLDKACTENRRLVLEKEKLTYDYDNLQSQLDKALGQAARMQKERETLSLDTDRIREKLEKTQVQLGRIQKERDQFSDELETLKERSESAQTLLMKAARDREAMQTDLEVLKERYEKSHAIQQKLQMERDDAVTEVEILKEKLDKALYASQKLIDEKDTSNKEFEKMLEKYDRAQNEIYRLQSRCDTAEADRARLEVEAERSGLAASKAREDLRKLQDESTRLQEACDRAALQLSRAKECEDNARSELEHSRDRFDKLQTDIRRAQGEKEHFQSELERVTYELERAHAAQTKASASVEAAKEEAAHYAVELEKMRDRYEKSQVELRKLQDTDTFGRETRRLKEENERLREKLDKTLMELETIRGKSQYESESFEKYKDKYEKIEMEVQNMESKLHETSLQLELSKGEVAKMLANQDKQRSELERAHIEREKARDKHEKLLKEVDRLRLQQSSVSPGDPVRASTSSSSALSAGERQEIDRLRDRLEKALQSRDATELEAGRLAKELEKAQMHLAKQQENTESTRIEFERMGAELGRLHDRLEKAEAEREALRQANRSGGAGAAPHPQLEKHVQKLESDVKQLAMEREQLVLQLEKSQEILMNFQKELQNAEAELQKTREENRKLRNGHQVPPAAAPPAGASPAEIQAMQKEIQTLQQKLQESERALQAAGPQQAQAAAAAGASREEIEQWRKVIEQEKSRADMADKAAQEMHKRIQLMDQHIKDQHAQMQKMQQQMQQQQQAAQQAAQQAAQQAAQQAAQQQSAAGAGGADAKELEKVRGELQVACTERDRFQQQLELLVTELEKSKMSNQEQAKQLQTAQQQVQQLQQQVQQLQQQMQQLQQAASAGAGATDVQRQQLEQQQKQLEEVRKQIDNQAKATEGERKIIDEQRKQIDAKRKDIEEKEKKMAEFDVQLRKRKEQMDQLEKSLQTQGGGAAAAGELNKKLMDTQRQLEACVKELQNTKEEHKKAATETERLLQLVQMSQEEQNAKEKTIMDLQQALKIAQAKVKQAQTQQQQQQDAGPAGFLKSFF, from the exons ATGTCACGTGACGATTATAATCCAGTAACTAGCTCTGGTGTGCGCAGTCCGGGTCGCGTGCGGCGTCTCCAGGAATTGCCGACGGTCGATCGATCCCCATCCCGGGACTACGGAGCGCCACGCGGAAGTCCTTTAG CAATGGGCAGTCCATACTACCGCGACATGGATGAGCCAACCAGTCCGGCCGGAGCGGGTCACCATCGCAGCCGGAGCGCCAGCAGACCACCGATGGCCCATGCCATGGACTATCCAA GAACCCGCTACCAATCGCTGGATCGCGGCGGACTCGTGGATCCCCACGATCGCGAGTTCATACCCATTCGGGAACCTCGCGACCGCTCCAGGGACAGATCCCTCGAACGGGGCCTGTACTTAGAGGACGAGCTCTATGGCAGATCGGCGCGCCAGAGTCCCAGCGCCATGGGTGGATATAATACGGGCATGGGCCCCACATCGGATCGAGCTTATTTGGGCGACCTGCAGCATCAGAACACCGACCTGCAGCGGGAGCTGGGGAACCTGAAGCGGGAACTGGAGCTGACCAACCAGAAGCTGGGCAGCTCGATGCACAGCATCAAGACCTTCTGGTCGCCTGAGCTCAAGAAGGAGCGGGCTCTGCGCAAGGAGGAGAGCGCCAAGTACAGTCTGATCAACGATCAGTTGAAACTGCTCAGCACGGAGAACCAG AAACAAGCCATGTTGGTGCgccagctggaggaggagtTGCGCCTGCGGATGCGACAACCCAACCTGgagatgcagcagcagatggagGCGATCTACGCGGAGAACGACCACTTGCAGCGGGAGATCAGCATCCTGCGCGAGACGATCAAGGATCTCGAGTGCCGTGTGGAGACCCAGAAGCAAACACTGATTGCCCGCGACGAGAGTATCAAGAAGCTGCTGGAAATGCTGCAGGCCAAGGGAATGG GCAAAGAGGAGGAGCGCCAGATGTTCCAGCAGATGCAGGCCATGGCCCAGAAGCAG ATGTACAATAACTACACGGGCGCCAGCGGAAGCAGTCCTCCATTGCCGGACATTATTGGCCAGTACTACGGGCCGGGAAGTCTGGGTCCGGGCCCCCTGTCCTACGGCTCGGGCAATGGTTACGGCCCGCCCGGTTACGATCTGTACGGCCCCTCGACCTCAACGGCAGCTGGTGGATACGGACTGTACGATCCGCAGATCTACGGACCGTGCCAGCAAACCTCGCCCATCCGGAGAAGGCGCTACAGTATTGCCGGCCTGCCCTCGGCCACTATGTACAATGATGTCTACGGCTATCCGGCACCTCCGCTCCAGCAGACCAGCTCCTCGAACATTGTGAATCTGTTGAACGAGGCACACAAGTCGATATCGCGCAGCTCGCAGATACTGAATCTCACGAATCAGGCCCGTCAATTGGGTCAGCTGGTGACCACGCCGCTGGGAGGAGGCGGAGTTGGCATGGGCCTGGGTCGAGTGGTGTCCAGTTACCCCACCCTGCATCCGGGGGACACCTCGCCGCCGTACCTCAACGATAACCTCATGCAGATGTCCACGAGCTTCTCCTCGCAGCCCAACATGTACTTCCAGCCGCAGGCGCAGGTGCAGCAGGTGCTGCCCACCCAGCTGACAGCGGCACAGAGTGCAGCCGCAGCGGCAGCCCGACTGCGTCCGGCCTACTCCGTAACGAATCTGGTGTCCAGTTACCCGACGACGACCGCGGCGGGCTATGGCTGCAAGTACGGGGGCTACGGGAATCCGTACCAGAGCGATCTGGGCTACGGCAATCCCCTGGCCCCCTTCCAGCAGCGCCAGCTGATGGCCCACCAGTCGCTGCACGCCTCCAATCCCGCCATTTCGCAGTACTACCAGAACCAGGGAGCCGCAACCGGAACGGGAGCCTCGGCGGCCGCACTGGCCTAcaacctgcagcagcagttcgCGGGAACGCAACACTACGGCGGCGGATCCCAGGGACCGCCGCTGGGACACTCGCACATCCAGGCGTcggtgcagcagcagatgcatcCGCAGTACCAGTACCATGTGCACCAGCATCAGAATCACCTGCAGACGCATCCGCTGGCGGCGCTGGCCAACACGAGCGGTCCGTTCGGAGGGACGCTGGCCAGCAGTGCCAGGGACTATGTGGACGGACTGCATCATGCGGCCCACTCGCACacgcatccgcattcgcatccgcacCACTCCTCGCATCATTCGCATCACACGGCATACCCGCACTCGCATTcgcaccatcagcagcagcagccgcatcaagcccaccatcaccaccatctGCCATACTCGAAACTAGACTTAGATTACCCGAAACTGCCGCAAGAGCATAAGCGACAA CTGGACGAATTCCGTCTTGAAATACAGAGAAGGGATCAAGAGATCCTGGCGATGgcggccaaaatgaaaacactcGAGGAGCAGCACCAG GACTACCAGCGGCACATAGCGGTGCTCAAGGAGTCGCTATGTGCCAAAGAGGAGCACTACAACATGCTGCAGACGGACGTCGAGGAGATGCGCGCCCGCCTCGAGGAGAAGAACCGCCTCATCGAGAAGAAGACCCAGGGCACCCTGCAGACGGTCCAGGAACGGAATCGCCTCACCAGCGAGCTCACCGAGCTCAAGGACCACATGGACATCAAGGACCGCAAGATCAGCGTGCTGCAGCGCAAG ATCGAAAACCTCGAGGATCTGCTGAAGGAGAAGGACAACCAGGTGGACATGGCGCGTGCCCGTTTGTCGGCCATGCAGGCGCACCACAGCAGCTCCGAGGGCGCCTTGACCAGCCTGGAGGAGGCCATCGGCGACAAGGAGAAGCAGATGGCCCAGCTGCGTGATCAGCGGGATCGCGCCGAGCACGAGAAGCAGGAGGAGCGGGATCTTCACGAGCGCGAGGTGGCCGACTACAAGATCAAACTGCGGGCTGCCGAGAGTGAGGTGGAGAAGCTGCAGACGCGCCTGGAGCGGGCGGTCACCGAGCGGGAGCGGCTGGAGATCAAGCTGGAGGCCTCGCAAAGCGAACTGGGCAAGTCGAAGGCCGAGCTGGAGAAGGCCACCTGCGAAATGGGCAGGAGCAGCGCCGACTGGGAGTCCACCAAGCAGAGGATCGCCCGCCTGGAGCTGGAGAACGAGCGGCTGAAACACGATCTGGAGCGTTCGCAG ATGCAGCTAGAAGAACAGACCACACTACACAAA ACAACCTTTGGCAGGACCACGATGACCACGTCCCAGGAACTGGATCGAGCCCAGGAGCGGGCCGACAAGGCCTCAGCCGAGCTGCGACGCACCCAGGCCGAGCTGAGAGTCACACAG GGCGAAACTGAAAAACGTTTT TCGGATGCGGAAAGAGCACGCGAGGAGGCGGCCGCCCTGCAGGAGAAGCTGGAGAAGAGCCAGGGCGAGGTGTACCGACTCAAGGCCAAGCTGGAGAACGCCCAGGGCGAGCAGGAGAGTCTGCgccaggagctggagaaggCGCAGAGCGGTGTCTCTCGCATCCACGCCGACCGCGATCGG GCCTTCTCCGAGGTGGAAAAGATCAAGGAGGAGATGGAGCGCACCCAGGCCACGTTGGGCAAGTCGCAGCTGCAGCACGAGAAGCTGCAGAACTCGCTGGACAAGGCCCAGAACGAGGTCGACCATCTGCAGGATAAGCTGGACAAGGCCTGCACGGAGAACCGCCGCCTGGTGCTCGAGAAGGAGAAGCTCACCTACGACTACGACAACCTGCAGTCGCAGCTGGACAAGGCCTTGGGCCAGGCGGCCAGGATGCAGAAGGAGCGCGAGACCCTCTCCTTGGACACGGACCGCATACGCGAGAAGCTGGAGAAGACGCAG GTGCAACTGGGTCGCATCCAGAAGGAGCGGGATCAATTCTCCGACGAGCTGGAGACGCTCAAGGAGCGCTCGGAGTCGGCACAGACCCTCCTGATGAAGGCCGCCCGCGACCGGGAGGCGATGCAAACGGATCTGGAGGTCCTCAAGGAGCGCTACGAGAAGTCACACGCTATTCAGCAGAAACTCCAG ATGGAGCGCGACGATGCGGTCACCGAAGTCGAGATCCTCAAGGAGAAACTGGACAAGGCGCTGTACGCCAGCCAGAAGCTGATCGACGAGAAGGACACCTCCAACAAGGAGTTCGAAAAGATGCTGGAGAAGTACGATCGGGCCCAGAACGAGATCTATCGCCTACAGTCCCGCTGCGATACGGCAGAAGCGGATAGAGCCCGCCTGGAGGTGGAGGCGGAGCGATCTGGCCTGGCTGCCAGCAAGGCTCGCGAGGATCTGCGCAAGCTGCAGGACGAGAGCACTCGGCTGCAGGAGGCCTGCGATCGGGCGGCGCTCCAGTTGAGCCGCGCCAAGGAGTGCGAGGACAATGCGCGCAGCGAACTGGAGCACAGTCGCGATCGCTTCGACAAGCTACAAACGGACATTCGGCGTGCCCAGGGCGAGAAGGAGCACTTCCAGTCCGAGCTGGAGAGGGTCACCTACGAACTGGAGCGGGCACATGCCGCCCAGACCAAGGCGAGCGCCAGCGTGGAGGCGGCCAAGGAGGAGGCGGCCCACTATGCCGTAGAGCTTGAGAAGATGCGCGACCGCTACGAGAAGAGCCAGGTGGAGCTGCGCAAGCTGCAGGACACGGACACCTTCGGGCGGGAGACGCGACGCCTCAAGGAGGAGAACGAGCGGCTGCGCGAGAAGCTGGACAAGACGCTCATGGAACTGGAGACCATCCGCGGCAAATCGCAGTACGAATCGGAGTCCTTCGAGAAGTACAAGGACAAGTACGAGAAGATCGAGATGGAGGTGCAGAACATGGAGTCGAAGCTGCACGAGACCAgcctgcagctggagctgtCGAAGGGCGAGGTGGCCAAGATGCTGGCCAACCAGGACAAGCAGCGATCCGAGCTGGAACGGGCGCACATCGAGCGGGAGAAGGCACGCGACAAGCATGAGAAGCTACTGAAGGAGGTCGATCGTTTGCGCCTGCAACAGTCCTCGGTGAGCCCCGGCGATCCGGTCCGAGCGTCGACGTCCTCCTCTTCCGCTCTGTCCGCTGGCGAGCGGCAGGAGATCGACCGCCTGCGGGATCGCCTTGAAAAGGCGCTGCAGTCGCGTGACGCCACCGAGCTGGAGGCCGGTCGCTTGGCCAAGGAACTGGAGAAGGCGCAAATGCATCTGGCCAAGCAGCAGGAGAACACCGAGTCCACGCGCATCGAGTTCGAGCGCATGGGCGCTGAGCTCGGTCGCCTGCACGATCGCCTCGAGAAGGCCGAGGCCGAACGGGAAGCCCTGCGTCAAGCGAACCGGAGCGGCGGAGCTGGCGCTGCCCCCCATCCGCAGCTGGAGAAGCACGTCCAGAAGCTGGAGTCAGACGTCAAGCAGCTGGCCAtggagcgggagcagctgGTCCTGCAACTGGAGAAGAGCCAGGAGATCCTCATGAACTTCCAGAAGGAGCTCCAGAACGCAGAGGCGGAGTTGCAGAAGACGCGCGAGGAGAACCGCAAGCTGCGCAACGGTCACCAAGTGCCGCCAGCCGCCGCTCCACCCGCCGGAGCCTCTCCCGCCGAGATCCAGGCCATGCAAAAGGAGATCCAGACCCTACAGCAGAAGCTCCAGGAGTCGGAGCGCGCCCTGCAAGCCGCCGGTCCACAGCAGGCCCaggctgcagcggcggcaggaGCGAGTCGCGAGGAGATCGAGCAATGGCGCAAGGTCATCGAGCAGGAGAAGAGTCGTGCCGACATGGCCGACAAGGCCGCCCAGGAGATGCACAAGCGCATTCAG ctTATGGACCAACACATCAAGGATCAGCACGCCCAGATGCAgaagatgcagcagcagatgcaacagcagcagcaggcagcacAGCAGGCAGCACAGCAGGCGGCACAGCAGGCGGCGCAGCaggcggcgcagcagcagtCCGCAGCAGGTGCCGGCGGAGCGGACGCCAAAGAGTTGGAGAAGGTCAGAGGCGAACTCCAGGTGGCGTGCACCGAGCGGGATCGCTTCCAGCAGCAACTGGAGCTCCTGGTCACAGAGCTGGAGAAGAGCAAG ATGTCCAACCAGGAGCAGGCAAAACAGCTCCAAACGGCAcagcagcaagtgcagcaactgcaacagcaggtgcaacagctgcagcagcagatgcaacaactgcagcaggctGCCAGTGCGGGAGCAGGCGCCACCGACGtgcagcgccagcagctggagcagcaacaaaagcaactgGAGGAGGTGCGCAAGCAGATCGACAACCAGGCCAAGGCCACCGAGGGCGAGCGCAAGATCATCGACGAGCAGCGCAAGCAGATCGACGCCAAGCGCAAGGACATCGAggaaaaggagaagaagaTGGCCGAGTTCGATGTCCAGCTGCGTAAGCGCAAGGAGCAGATGGACCAGCTGGAGAAGTCGCTCCAGACGCAGGGAGGCGGAGCGGCGGCAGCCGGCGAGCTGAACAAGAAGCTCATGGACACGCAGCGGCAACTGGAAGC ATGCGTCAAGGAGCTGCAGAATACAAAGGAGGAGCACAAGAAGGCGGCAACCGAAACGGAGCGTTTGCTGCAATTGGTACAAATGTCGCAGGAGGAGCAGAACGCCAAGGAGAAGACCATCATGGATTTGCAACA AGCCTTAAAGATCGCTCAAGCCAAAGTCAAACAAGCACAaacgcagcaacagcaacagcaggat GCTGGACCAGCTGGCTTCTTGAAGAGCTTTTTCTAA